In the Pedobacter cryoconitis genome, CGAAAAAATCTAAAATTATGATCGCACTATTTATTATCGCAATCGCAGTATTTATCTATATGATTTACGTGCTGATTAAACCCGAAAAATTTTAATTGAACGCTATGAA is a window encoding:
- a CDS encoding potassium-transporting ATPase subunit F; protein product: MIALFIIAIAVFIYMIYVLIKPEKF